The sequence below is a genomic window from Bradyrhizobium septentrionale.
GTCGCTCTCTAGCTTGAACAATGTGGCCTGCTGCTCGCTGATGACCTGCCCGGCGCGGGAAATCTGTGCGGTGATCTCGCCGCGGCGACCCTCAACGTCGGCCAGTTCGCGCTGCAGGTTCAGAAGCCGCGGCCGCCGTTCGAGTCCTTTGCTGACGAGGGTCGTGACCATGTCCAGTTCCTCCCGGACGATATCGATTCGCTGCCTGGTGGCGCTCTCCTGAGCCCTGAGACCTTCGATCTCCTTTTCGACTTGAAGCCTTCGTTCGCGAATGACCGCAAGCTGCGACTCGTGAACCTGCCGACGTGCCTGAAAAATGAACTGCTGCGCTGACAGCGCTGCGGCGGCCACTCCATTCTGCCTGCTGTCCTGTTCCAGCGCGCTCGGGATTGCGATCCTCTCGAATCTCTGCTGCTCGGCCTGAAGCCGTGCGGCACGGGCAATTGCATCCCACAACTGACCTTGAAGGCTTTGCACCTCCGAACCGGCTCGGGTGTCGTCCAGCGCGATCAGCATCTGTCCGCTTCGCACGACATCGCCGTCCGAAACCAGGATCTTCCTCACGATACCGCCTTCCAGATGCTGAATTGTCTTGCGGCTCGATTCTGATTCCACGACGCCGGACGCGATCGCGGCGCTCTCGAGAGGCGCGAGGCTCGCCCATGTGCCAATCCCCACCATGAAGAAGGCCACCAGCAGATTGCCCGCGAGCATGATACCGCGAAGCCTCCGGCGCGGAGAGATCGGCGTGGGTGTCGAGCACCATGGATATTCAAGAGGCTCGAAATCATCGATTGCGGTAACCACGGCTCCAAGTCGTCCGGCGAACGGGTGCCTTGCAGGCGTTCGCATGACCTGGTCCCAGATCACGGGAAGTCTCGAGACCGCTGGAAGTTTCCCCAGATAGTGAGAAAAGCTCGAGATCATGGCGCAATCTGCGATGTAAGCTGGGGACGGCTCAGATGCCGTTCGAAAATTTCCTCGCTGTCGCCGAACGCGACGACCGCACCGTCCTCCATGATGGCGATCTTGTCCGTGGCTGCCAGCGGACCCATGCGGTGCGTAACGACGACAAGGATCGCACCTGCGAGCTTCATGTGCTGGATGGCATCCAGCAGCATTCGCTCGCCCCCGTAGTCGAGGCTGGCGTTAGGCTCATCGAGAACGACGAGGCGTGGACTGCCGAAAAAGGCGCGGGCCAGACCCAGGCGCTGCCGATATCCGCGCGAGAAGACTTTCTCGCTGTGGACCACCGTGTCGTAACCCCGCGGTAGGCGCATGATCGCCTCATGGATTCCGGCGAGCTTGGCCGCGTCGGCGACCTTCCGCCGATCGGCGTCATCGAGGCGTGCGATGATGTCGTTGATCGTATCGCCGATAAGGTCGATGTCCTGGGGAAGATAGCCGAGATGGTGGCCGTTTCGGCCTTCGCGAAGCAGCGAGACGTCGGTATTGTCGAGAAGAACACGGCCATGCGTTGGCATCGATAGCCCGGCAATCACCTGGCCAAGCAGGGACTTGCCCGACCCGGACGGACCGACAATGCCGAGGCATTCTCCGGGCGCGAGCGTGAACGAGACGCCGTTCAGCAGAAGATGGTTGGTCCCCGCAAGCCTCACGCCGACATTCTCGACGACGAGACTGCTCCGGGCTTGCCGCGGCGAAATCTCCGTATCTCGCTGCCCGGCGGCGGGGAATGCGGCGAGAAGCGCGCCGAGCCGCCGACAGGCGCTCGCGGCTGTCGCGAGAGACTTCCAGCCTGCGATCGCACTTTCGACCGGCGCCAGCGCCCGGCTGAACATCAGCATGGAAGCGAAGATGATTGCCGGACTCTTCCCGTGATCGAGCACGAGCCACGCGGCAGCTCCCATGATCAAGACCTGCGACAGCGCGCGGACCGGCTTGGTGGCCAGCATGACGATCTCGCCTCGCCGGCTTGCCGCATCGTGCTCCCTGCGCGCCTCCTGCGCGTCACGATGGATCATGCGCGCAGCGCTATCGAGCATTCCCATGGCGCGGATCATGTGGATGTTGCCCGCGGCAGCCTGGAGGCGGCCGTAGCTTCTGGACCGTGCGGCGCCGGATCTGAGCAGAACGTCTTCCGTGACCAGATCTCCGACAAGGGTGATAGCGAACAGGAAGGCTACGCAGCAGGCACCGACTACGCCCAGCAAGGGATGGATGAGGAAGAGGACAAGAAGGAACAAGGGCGTCCAGAGCGCGTCGAACAGCATCGGACATGCGCCAGACTCAATGAATTGGCGCAGCACGGTGAGATCCCGATATGCGCCGGATGCTTGCGTCCAATCGCTGCGAAACGCCGATTCGAGGCCGGCCGAAAGCACGCAAGGACGGAGCCGATCGTCGAGCCAGCCGCCAAGGCGTGCCAGCAGTGCACGGCGCAATGCATCGAACACCCCTCCGACCACCACCGTGATCGCGACAATGAGCGTGAGCAGGAGCAGTGTGTCGCCGCTCCGGCTCGACAAGACTCTGTCGTAGATCTGAAGAAGGTAGATGGAGGGCGCAAACAGAAGCAGATTGTAGCTGCAACTATACGCGAATACGAGACCGAGCGGTCCCGCGCAGGACCAGAGGGCCGCATGCAGTGGCGTCCGGATCTGCGGCAGGATCGGCATCAGCATGATCGTCACCGCCTGAAATCGAGGTCCGACGCACTTGCTCGATGGTCGGCGTCATCTGCCAACGGCATCGGCGGGGCATTCGCTTGAACTCCAGGACCGGCGGCGGTGGCCACCGGTCCTGCCATCGGACGAACCGGTGGTCAGAGCGTATCGAGATGGAAGCTCACTTCTCCACCCAACGCGGCGTTGCCGTCTCCGCCATTGCCGCCGATACCGGCCAGGACCTCCTGATGCTGGTCCACCGTGAGCTTGTTGATCTGAGTGGCATCCGTATTGGCGTATACCTTGGAAGTATCATGGCCGCTGTAGGATTTCTGGCTTCCGTTCGACTCGGCGGCTCCGCCGTTGGCTTTCGCAAACAACGAGGCTGTCGCGTTTGCGCCGCCGGCGTCCCAATCCGCCTTCTGAGTCACGTGATCGCCGGTGCTCACATGCACATCGGCGCCGTCTGCCTTGTTGGTCGGATCGAAGTTGACCGTCGGCTTGCTGATGATAGCTCCCTTGAAGGTGCCATCGCCGCCATTTCCGACGCTTTGACCACCGGTGTTGATCGATTTGAATTCGATCGAATCCGAGATGTGAATCGCCTTGGGCAACATGTGAGCCTCCGTGCTTCTGTTGGCTGTCTCGCATCATCCAGCCCGATCAGGCGGACGCGCGCGGCAAGTCTGATCCGCCCATGTGCGATGACGATAGATGTCAAATCGGACACCATCCGGTTCGGTCGATCTACGTACGAAAGTATGTCATTCTTCCCGCAACATCCGAGCTCGAAACGTCAGGGGACGGCGCCTTTGGGTGAGCTCGTATGCACAGGACCGCCTTCCGATCGGGCCGGCGCGAGCGGCTTGATGTTGCGCTATCCCATCGGGTGAAGGTCTGACAGAAGGTGGGCGGTAAGATCGCCACCCAGCGCGAGATTGCCGTAGCCGCCGTCTCCGCCAAGTCCGGCGATCTGCACCGCACTCTGGTCGATGTGCACGTTGTTGACCTGATCGGCCAGGGCCGTCGAATGGGGACCTGCGATTGCGATGTTGATGGGTGCATAGATGGCGACGCTGACATCGACCAGGCTCCCGGCAAAATAGCCGTTGCCGCCATTGCCTGCGCCGTTCGAACCGGTCGCAATCGTGTCGGAGCCGCCCCACAAGCCGTGGGAAAGAAGGCTTGCATGGCCGCCCGTCGCGGCGTTGCCATTGCCGCCGTGTCCGCCAATGCCGGCGATCTGAACTATGGATTGATCCACGTCGGTGTCATTCGTCTGGACCGAATGAACGTTGGAGCCATAGCCCGCGACTGCGATGTTGATCGGGGCGTACAGCACGAAGGAGGTATGGACGAGTCCGCCGTAGAACACGCCGTCGCCGCCATTGCCGGCCTGGCTTCCGCCCGTTTGAAAGTCCGAGACGCCCCCTCCGTTTGATCCCCAACTGGGGTCGAGCGTGATGATGCCGCCGCCGGCGGCCACGTTGCCATTTCCGCCACTTCCGCCGACGCCCGCGATCTGTATGGCCGATTGATCGATGTCGACGGTGTTCGATTGACTTGCATGCGCAGTGCCGCCCGGGCCCGCCACCGCAATATTGATCGGATGATAGATCACCACAGGAGCGTCCACCAACGCACCGAAGAAATAGCCGCTGCCGCCGTTTCCGGCGCTGTTGTCGCCGGTCGCGATCACGTCGAAGCCCGAGGAAGCACTGACGCTCCCTCCCGATCCAATGTTGTCATTGCCGCCATGGCCGCCGACGCCGGCCATCTGAAAGGCGGATTGATCGACATTCAGATTGTTGGACTGGCTGGCCAGGGCGACCGAGCCGTATCCCAAGCTTACCGAGATGTTGATCGGTTCATAGATCAGCACCGACGCGTGAATGATCCCTCCGTAAAAATAGCCATCTCCGCCGTTCCCGGCCGTGTTCGCTCCGCTCTCGACCTTGGCAGTGTCCGTCCCGGGATGGGATGCGCCGGAAGCGGACGTGGTGGGATGCTCGGATTGAACCGGATGGGAGTCATGATGCTGGCTATGCGCGCTCGCCGGGTGCCCTCCAAGGCCTGCAAGTGGGCCGGTGCCATGAACCAGGGCAGCTCCGCCGACCGCGTCAGTCGCGAACGGGGCGCTCGGCGCAGGGCCCGGTTCATCGTCACCATCGTACCCATCGTGGTGAAGAGAGGCGTGATGCGGCCGGATTCCATCCGACATCCGTAAAAAATCCATCATAGCCTTCCTCATCGCAATCGCTCCGCGCAATCGGACGGGTTCTGCACTCCGGACAGAATGTCATCCAGGGAAGTTGAAAGCCCAGCCGGCAGTTTGGATATAGCGCTTCGTGTGGGAGCCGTAACATCGGCTACATCCGTTTGGGTGCGGTTATAGCCTTCTGACTTTGTGCGGGCCGGCACTGGAAAGTGCGAATCCCGGTGCCGCTGAGCCGATTGGCCAGGGAAGGCCTCGCTTACACGAATGGTTTTCGGGGCAGATGTCGGACGATCATCGACCGCCCGGCGCTTTCGCTCGGCAGTGGCTGGGCAGGCAGCTCGGCTTTGTTGACACTTCGACGAACGTTCGCTTTTCAGATTGTACGCGGGTTGCAACGAGGTAGAGGACACCGGCGATACACAGTGTCGCCAGGCTCGCGACTGCCACGCGCACCCCACCCTGAAGCAACAGCTTACCTAGCTTGCGGATCGCGGATCATCATGTCGGGTGGATTAGAGTTGAGTCGTTAATCGTTCGTAGGCCCGTGCCTGTTATCGACCGAGAGATGGTTATTGCGTTGCTCAACGTCGTGAGAGCTCGCGAGATTGGAAAAACAAGAACCGTCCAACCAAGTTCGTCCAGGCATGACACCGGAACGGCCAGAGCACGTATCTGTGGCGAAAACTGCGGCGGCGCTTTTTTGGCTTGTGCGGGACTGGCTACAACCCTTTGATCTCATTGGTGGGCCCGGCAGGACTCGAACCTCGCGCACCTAGCTGGCTTTTGGAATCTGCGCCACGAGCGAGCGAACGGTTTCGAGACATGTTTCCTTCTCGTGCTCCCAACCAGGTTGGATGTCCAATTCGGCAAGGTCGGCCTTCAGGTAGTCGACACGAATGCTGGCGAGACGGCGAACGAGATCGTACTTCTTGGAGGCGACTTCGCCTAGATTTGCGATGAGGGAGCCGCCGTCGATCTTTTCAATGACTGCGATGTCGAAAATGTCGCGAGGCTTTAGCATCTTCGACCGGTGGTACATCTTCTTGAGGGCGATCTCCGCTGGTGGCTCGACGATAATCGTTGGCCTCCACCCCGCTCGAATTGACGTCAAGTCGATTTCCTTCGTAACAGCATCGAGATCCGAGATCGCGCCGCCGACGATGAAATCGATTTCGCCCTCGGGATATCTGAGTTTGAGATAATGGGCGGCCTTGTCCCAATCGTTGCAGTTCCATACGTCGGTTGTCTCTGGCGACAACAAGGCAAGATATTGCGGATCGTCGATGAAAGCGTCGATGTCCCGGCTGAACCGATGGTTGGCGTAAAGCATCAGAGCCGTGCCGCCACCTAGCACCCAATCGGGCACCGGCTGGCCCTGTTGCTCCAGGTCGGAAAGTCCATCGAGCGTTCGCCCAAGTAAGCTACGCCAGTCGCTCAAGTGCGCGCTCCAATGCAGGGTTGGTTTCGCCAGTGGCCGACTTCATCGACCGATAAGCGGCCGCCAAATCTCGAATGGGAATGGCGTGAAGCCGAGCGAACTGTAAAACAAGTTCAGGCCGTACTTCCGTGAAGAATGTGACGACATGTGCGATCCAATTTTGCCAATCTCTCGACGTGAGGCGAGCCACAAGATCAGCCGAATTGATCGTCCGGCGGTACGGAGCGTTGGTCGTACCGAGAACGAGTCGATCAACATCGTTAAGCGCGGACCTATGGTTGGAAGAGCGTCCGACGCTCTTCGATTTCTTCGTTGGGCTCACGCCATGGTGCCGCCTGAGGTTCTCGGCGTCGTTGGCGAGCGCCTGCATTGCAGCCCGCCGGGCGTCGATCCGCGACTTCAGCGCCAATACATCCTTTAGCTTCGTGCGGCGGTGCTTGCCGACATATCGGAATGGCAGGTCCCCGAGGTCCATCCGATGCACGACCAGCGGTCGGGATATCCCCAGGATATCGGCCGTGTCGTTCGGACTGAGTTCCTGATCCTCGGCGAGGACAGCGACACGCTCTCCCTGAAAAAGATGGCCAAGTGCAATCTCAAGCAGCGCCGCGGCCTTCAGCGGCAACCTGACGATCTGATCCTCGCCCGACTTGCGGCGGACCCGGACCTCGACCCGATCGCCCTTGCCGAGCTTGTCGAAGGCCTTGGCCGCCTTGCGGTCCTGGTCTGAGAGTTCGACGAATTGCAGCACATGGGTGGTCATGGTGGGTCCTTACAGGCATCAATATAGAACTGATAAGGGCTAACTGCAATATCTGAAAGAGCCGCCTGCCGCTGTAGCGACGCCTCGGATTGCGGTCCTGCGATTACTCGCTTTCCACCGTTATCGTAATCCCCGTCCGAGAAGTTCCTGCTCGACGAAGCGAGCCGATTGAGGATGGCAAATAGCCCTTTGGATAGATTTCGATGCGCGGTCCGC
It includes:
- a CDS encoding nucleotidyl transferase AbiEii/AbiGii toxin family protein — protein: MSDWRSLLGRTLDGLSDLEQQGQPVPDWVLGGGTALMLYANHRFSRDIDAFIDDPQYLALLSPETTDVWNCNDWDKAAHYLKLRYPEGEIDFIVGGAISDLDAVTKEIDLTSIRAGWRPTIIVEPPAEIALKKMYHRSKMLKPRDIFDIAVIEKIDGGSLIANLGEVASKKYDLVRRLASIRVDYLKADLAELDIQPGWEHEKETCLETVRSLVAQIPKAS
- a CDS encoding HlyD family type I secretion periplasmic adaptor subunit; amino-acid sequence: MLAGNLLVAFFMVGIGTWASLAPLESAAIASGVVESESSRKTIQHLEGGIVRKILVSDGDVVRSGQMLIALDDTRAGSEVQSLQGQLWDAIARAARLQAEQQRFERIAIPSALEQDSRQNGVAAAALSAQQFIFQARRQVHESQLAVIRERRLQVEKEIEGLRAQESATRQRIDIVREELDMVTTLVSKGLERRPRLLNLQRELADVEGRRGEITAQISRAGQVISEQQATLFKLESDRQNEIAQSIREAQNQIFQLRERLLAARDQLSRTEVKAPEDGVITDLRIHTAGGVIGAGAPLMDLVPRQDRLIVTARLRPEDIDVVHPGLNAEVHLVPYNQRRVPRLKGTVVHVSADRLLDKRTDQPYYATRIRIDDAQIAENDIQIVPGMPVEVFITTGRGTVALYALRPLLDSFRGAFRED
- a CDS encoding type I secretion system permease/ATPase, whose translation is MLMPILPQIRTPLHAALWSCAGPLGLVFAYSCSYNLLLFAPSIYLLQIYDRVLSSRSGDTLLLLTLIVAITVVVGGVFDALRRALLARLGGWLDDRLRPCVLSAGLESAFRSDWTQASGAYRDLTVLRQFIESGACPMLFDALWTPLFLLVLFLIHPLLGVVGACCVAFLFAITLVGDLVTEDVLLRSGAARSRSYGRLQAAAGNIHMIRAMGMLDSAARMIHRDAQEARREHDAASRRGEIVMLATKPVRALSQVLIMGAAAWLVLDHGKSPAIIFASMLMFSRALAPVESAIAGWKSLATAASACRRLGALLAAFPAAGQRDTEISPRQARSSLVVENVGVRLAGTNHLLLNGVSFTLAPGECLGIVGPSGSGKSLLGQVIAGLSMPTHGRVLLDNTDVSLLREGRNGHHLGYLPQDIDLIGDTINDIIARLDDADRRKVADAAKLAGIHEAIMRLPRGYDTVVHSEKVFSRGYRQRLGLARAFFGSPRLVVLDEPNASLDYGGERMLLDAIQHMKLAGAILVVVTHRMGPLAATDKIAIMEDGAVVAFGDSEEIFERHLSRPQLTSQIAP